The following DNA comes from Pseudomonas sp. Tri1.
TATGCCACCACGCCGGCGGCGACCAGCACGCCCAGACGCAGGAAACGCGCGAGCATCTGCCCTTCGCCCCAGGCCGGCATGAAATGCATCGCGCCAAGCAGGACTGCCGACATCACCGCCACGGCCACCAGCAGCTTGAGGCCGAACTTGCCCCAGCCCGGCTGCGGCTGATACATCTTCTGTTTGCGCAGTTGGTAAAACAGCAACCCGGCGTTGAGACAGGCGCCGGCACTGATCGCCAAGGCCAGGCCGGCGTGCGCCAGCGGACCGATCAGCAACAGGTTGAACAGTTGGGTCATCACCAAGGTAAAAATGGCGATTTTCACCGGCGTGCGAATGTTTTGCTGGGCGTAGAAGCCTGGCGCCAGCACCTTGATCACGATGATCCCGAGCAAGCCCACCGAGTATGCGATCAGCGCACGCTGGGTCATCAAGGCGTCGAACGCATTGAATTGACCGTATTGGAACAGCGAAACCGTCAGCGGCTCAGCCAGGATTCCCAGCGCGAGGGAACAGGGCAAGACCAGCACGAAGCACAGGCGCAAGCCCCAGTCGAGGATGCGCGAGTATTCCTGGCGGTCCTGGCTGGCGTAGGTCTTGGCCAGGGTTGGCAGCAGGATCGTGCCCAGGGCCACGCCCAGCACGCCGGACGGCAACTCCATCAGGCGGTCGGCGTAGTACATCCACGACACCGAGCCGGCCACCAGGAACGAAGCGAAAATGGTGTTGATAATCAGGGAAATCTGACTCACAGACACCCCGAGGATCGCCGGCAGCATCTGCTTCATCACCCGCCATACACCGCTGTCGCGCAGATTCAGCCGCGGCAGCACCAGCATGCCGATCTTTTTCAGGTGCGGCAGTTGGTACAGCAACTGCGCCAGGCCACCGACCAATACCGCCCAGCCGAGAGCCATCACGGGAGGGTCGAAGTATGGCGTGAGGAACACCGCAAACACGATCATGCTGACGTTGAGCAGGGTCGGCACAAAGGCCGGCACGGAAAAACGGTTCCAGGTATTGAGAATTGCCCCGGCCAGGGACGACAGGGAGATCAGCAATATATAAGGAAAGGTCACCCGCAGCAGGTCCGAGGTGAGCTGGAATTTTTCCGGCGTATCGGTGAAACCCGGGGCCGTGGCCCAGATCACCCACGGCGCGGCGAGCATGCCGGCGGCCGTGACCAACGCCAGCACCAAGGTCAGCAGCCCTGTGACGTAGGCGATGAACGTGCGGGTCGCCTCGTCGCCCTTCTGGCTTTTATATTCCGCCAGGATTGGCACAAAAGCCTGGGAAAAAGCACCTTCGGCGAAGATCCGGCGCAACAGGTTGGGCAACTTGAAGGCAATGAAAAAGGCGTCGGTGGCCATTCCGGCACCGAATATCCGCGCTATCAGCGTGTCGCGAACAAACCCCAGGACACGGGAAAGCATCGTGATAGAGCTGACGGCAGCCAATGATTTGAGCAGATTCATGAAAAGAGTTTTTGCCTGTCGATAAACAGCAGGCGAACAACGCGCCCACTTATGCGATACTCCGCGCCGCTAAACAGTACAGAGCCAAAGCCCGCGAGTTTACAGGTCGCACGCCGGAAAGAAATCCTTCGGTGCGCTGCACCTGCCATTCAGCGGAACGCGTCACCCGCCCTTGACAAGACCTCAACTCATCGGCATGATTCGCGGCCTATTTTGTTTGCTATTTCCTAAAAAGTCTTTCGAGGAGCTCGACGGTGGCCAACACACCTTCCGCCAAAAAACGTGCAAAACAGGCTGAGAAGCGTCGCAGCCACAACGCCAGCCTGCGTTCCATGGTCCGTACCTACATCAAGAACGTAGTTAAGGCCATCGACGCAAAAGACGCTGAAAAAGCCCAAGCTGCTTACGTTCTGGCTGTGCCAGTTATCGACCGTATGGCCGATAAAGGCATCATCCACAAGAACAAGGCTGCTCGCCATAAGAGCCGCCTGAATGGCCACGTAAAGGCCTTGAACGTTGCCGCTGCTGCCTAAGCGACGCGCTCGTTAAAAAACCGACCTTAGGGTCGGTTTTTTATTGCCTGGGATTTACCCCACGCCAGAGCACCCCTCCCCTGTGGGAGCGAGCTTGCTCGCGATGGCGGTGGATCAGATGACGGAAATGGTGACCGCACTGCCGTCATCGCGAGCAAGCTCGCTTGTATGTTTAGACTTGAAGGGGTGGGCGGGACTAAAAGCTCGATTCCGACTCTAGCCAGTACGGACCGTGGGAGACTTCTCGTTCCGCCCTTTCTACCTAAAGCGCCGATAAGGAATTCATCGGTAAAACCGACGATAGAGGCAAGCCAGCGCAAAGGTAGACCCCGACAAGCACCTAAACCCTAGCTCCGAGGATTCGTCATGACAATCCTTAACTCACCAACGGTTATTGGTATCGATGTAGCGAAGGCCGAAATCGTCGTTTACCGCGAAGACCTGAAAATCACTCAAGCCATCGCCAACAATCGAGAAGCTCTTGGCCGGTGGCTCAAAACGCTACCAGCCCAAAGCTCGATTGCGCTGGAAGCCACCAGTTTTTATCACCTGGACACAGCTGAGCTGGCCCATGGAATGGGGTTTCATGTTTACGTT
Coding sequences within:
- the murJ gene encoding murein biosynthesis integral membrane protein MurJ, producing the protein MNLLKSLAAVSSITMLSRVLGFVRDTLIARIFGAGMATDAFFIAFKLPNLLRRIFAEGAFSQAFVPILAEYKSQKGDEATRTFIAYVTGLLTLVLALVTAAGMLAAPWVIWATAPGFTDTPEKFQLTSDLLRVTFPYILLISLSSLAGAILNTWNRFSVPAFVPTLLNVSMIVFAVFLTPYFDPPVMALGWAVLVGGLAQLLYQLPHLKKIGMLVLPRLNLRDSGVWRVMKQMLPAILGVSVSQISLIINTIFASFLVAGSVSWMYYADRLMELPSGVLGVALGTILLPTLAKTYASQDRQEYSRILDWGLRLCFVLVLPCSLALGILAEPLTVSLFQYGQFNAFDALMTQRALIAYSVGLLGIIVIKVLAPGFYAQQNIRTPVKIAIFTLVMTQLFNLLLIGPLAHAGLALAISAGACLNAGLLFYQLRKQKMYQPQPGWGKFGLKLLVAVAVMSAVLLGAMHFMPAWGEGQMLARFLRLGVLVAAGVVAYFGMLLLMGFRLRDFNRKALS
- the rpsT gene encoding 30S ribosomal protein S20 — its product is MANTPSAKKRAKQAEKRRSHNASLRSMVRTYIKNVVKAIDAKDAEKAQAAYVLAVPVIDRMADKGIIHKNKAARHKSRLNGHVKALNVAAAA